In Luteitalea sp. TBR-22, one genomic interval encodes:
- the glf gene encoding UDP-galactopyranose mutase yields MAFDYLIVGAGFSGSVLAERMARVAGKRVLLIDKRPHIAGNAYDHHDEAGVLVHRYGPHIFHTNSREVFDYLGQFTEWRPYQHRVRASVDGQLLPIPINLDTVNTLYGLKLSAYDVEGFFSAAAERCEQVKTSEDVIVNRVGRELYEKFFRNYTRKQWGMDPSELDAQVTARVPVRTNRDDRYFTDTYQAMPRHGYTRMFERILDHPGIKVMLNTTFAEIAEEVSFDEVIYTGPIDEYFGYCFGRLPYRSLRFAFETHDVPQVQPVAVINHPNEQPYTRVTEFKHLTGQVHPKSTLVYEYPQAEGDPYYPVPRQENAALYQQYKALADATPGVHFVGRLGTYKYYNMDQVTAQALTLFAKLSGRPRAERAQGGGVLA; encoded by the coding sequence ATGGCATTCGACTACCTGATCGTCGGGGCAGGTTTCTCCGGGAGCGTGCTGGCCGAGCGGATGGCGCGCGTCGCCGGCAAGCGCGTGCTCCTCATCGACAAGCGCCCGCACATCGCCGGCAACGCGTACGACCACCACGACGAGGCGGGCGTGCTCGTGCACCGCTACGGGCCGCACATCTTCCACACCAACTCGCGGGAGGTCTTCGACTACCTCGGGCAGTTCACCGAGTGGCGGCCCTACCAGCACCGGGTGCGCGCGTCGGTGGACGGCCAGTTGCTGCCGATCCCCATCAACCTCGATACGGTGAACACGCTCTACGGGCTGAAGCTCAGTGCCTACGACGTGGAGGGGTTCTTCAGCGCGGCGGCCGAGCGCTGCGAGCAGGTGAAGACGTCCGAGGACGTGATCGTCAACCGCGTCGGGCGGGAGCTGTACGAGAAGTTCTTCCGCAACTACACGCGCAAGCAGTGGGGCATGGACCCGTCAGAGCTCGACGCGCAGGTCACCGCGCGCGTCCCGGTGCGGACCAACCGCGACGACCGGTACTTCACCGACACGTACCAGGCGATGCCGCGCCACGGCTACACGCGGATGTTCGAGCGGATCCTCGACCATCCCGGCATCAAGGTGATGCTCAACACGACGTTTGCCGAGATCGCCGAGGAGGTGTCGTTCGACGAGGTGATCTACACCGGACCGATCGACGAGTACTTCGGGTACTGCTTCGGCCGCCTGCCGTACCGGTCGCTGCGCTTCGCGTTCGAGACCCACGACGTGCCGCAGGTGCAGCCGGTGGCCGTGATCAACCACCCGAACGAGCAGCCGTACACGCGCGTCACCGAGTTCAAGCACCTCACCGGGCAGGTCCACCCGAAGAGCACGCTGGTGTACGAGTACCCGCAGGCCGAGGGCGATCCGTACTACCCGGTGCCACGGCAGGAGAACGCCGCGTTGTACCAGCAGTACAAGGCGCTGGCCGACGCGACGCCCGGGGTGCACTTCGTGGGCCGGCTCGGCACCTACAAGTACTACAACATGGACCAGGTGACAGCGCAGGCACTCACGCTGTTCGCCAAGCTGTCCGGTCGCCCGCGCGCCGAACGGGCGCAGGGGGGAGGCGTGCTAGCCTGA
- a CDS encoding Gfo/Idh/MocA family protein, producing MTDTATPFRWGILGVARINRSLVGPLASNGHQLLAVASRSLARAKTYADVQGIPRAYGSYEELLADPEIDAVYIPLPHSLHVEWAVKAAEAGKHVLVEKPVALEGAGVRTLQSAARTHDVVITEAFMYRHHPIVAKARELTHDGTIGRLQGVRGTFSFALDRPGDTRLDPEYGGGSLWDVGCYPVSFARTIVGVRPVSVQAAANWSPAKVDLSCFAQILFPDDVVAHVHSSFESPFKTEMEIIGSEGRLLIRRPFKPETSETIEVMTAKGTTTVTVEGPALYQGEVDDVRAAAREGRPPLVTLDESLDNIETLVAILKAARNGNTVDV from the coding sequence GTGACCGACACTGCCACGCCGTTCCGCTGGGGGATCCTCGGGGTCGCCCGCATCAACCGTTCCCTCGTGGGCCCGCTCGCCTCCAACGGGCACCAACTCCTCGCGGTGGCCTCACGCAGCCTCGCACGGGCCAAGACCTATGCCGACGTGCAGGGCATCCCGCGTGCCTACGGCAGCTACGAAGAACTCCTCGCGGACCCGGAGATCGACGCCGTCTACATCCCGCTCCCGCACTCGCTGCACGTCGAGTGGGCGGTGAAGGCCGCCGAGGCCGGCAAGCACGTGCTGGTGGAGAAGCCGGTGGCGCTCGAGGGCGCCGGCGTGCGCACGCTGCAGTCGGCCGCCCGCACGCACGACGTGGTGATCACCGAGGCGTTCATGTACCGCCACCACCCGATCGTCGCCAAGGCGCGCGAGCTGACGCACGATGGCACCATCGGCCGCCTGCAGGGCGTGCGGGGCACCTTCTCGTTCGCCCTCGACAGGCCGGGCGACACGCGCCTCGACCCCGAGTACGGCGGCGGCAGCCTCTGGGACGTGGGCTGCTATCCCGTCTCCTTCGCGCGCACCATCGTCGGCGTGCGCCCGGTCTCGGTGCAGGCGGCGGCCAACTGGTCGCCCGCCAAGGTGGACCTGTCGTGCTTTGCCCAGATCCTGTTCCCGGACGACGTGGTGGCGCACGTGCACAGCAGCTTCGAGTCGCCGTTCAAGACCGAGATGGAGATCATCGGCAGCGAGGGGCGGCTGCTGATCCGCCGGCCGTTCAAGCCGGAGACCAGCGAGACCATCGAGGTGATGACCGCCAAGGGCACCACGACCGTCACGGTCGAGGGGCCCGCGCTCTACCAGGGCGAGGTGGACGACGTGCGGGCCGCGGCCCGCGAGGGCCGGCCGCCGCTGGTGACCCTCGACGAGAGCCTCGACAACATCGAGACGCTCGTGGCGATCCTCAAGGCCGCCCGCAACGGCAACACGGTTGACGTCTGA
- a CDS encoding universal stress protein encodes MAILCAVDFSSPSALALTAASRIASTFKQPLTILTVADPLLAAAEQMQSGTDAIAVLTGALAEFVDETLGAGASTAHHLLVTAGDPSSQILDRAEALGADLVVLATQGASGVAKFVFGSVAERVLRTSHRPVLVVPPAVADGPMRTLGAMQEVLAPIDFHEHAEADARLAHRVARASHARLRLLHVIGGGDATRWTVLRQSIATQFEEYLGGSRARQEESARAALERLSESLGGTPGPTLEVVEGPAAEQIAKVAERADVDLIVLGLRGEPGLLGARVGAVAYRVLCASPVAVLAVPHEARGRALPFLD; translated from the coding sequence ATGGCGATCCTCTGCGCCGTCGACTTCTCGTCGCCGTCGGCACTCGCGCTCACGGCCGCGTCTCGCATCGCGTCCACGTTCAAGCAACCGCTCACGATCCTCACCGTGGCCGATCCGCTGCTGGCGGCGGCCGAACAGATGCAATCGGGCACCGACGCGATCGCGGTCCTCACGGGGGCGCTCGCCGAGTTCGTCGACGAGACCCTGGGAGCCGGCGCGTCCACCGCGCACCATCTCCTGGTGACCGCCGGCGATCCCTCCAGCCAGATCCTCGACCGCGCCGAGGCCCTCGGCGCCGACCTCGTGGTGCTGGCGACGCAGGGCGCGAGCGGCGTGGCCAAGTTCGTGTTCGGGTCGGTTGCCGAGCGCGTGCTGCGCACCAGCCATCGCCCGGTCCTGGTGGTGCCGCCGGCGGTCGCCGACGGCCCGATGCGCACGCTCGGCGCGATGCAGGAGGTGCTGGCGCCGATCGACTTCCACGAGCACGCCGAGGCCGACGCCCGCCTGGCTCACCGGGTGGCGCGCGCCAGTCACGCCCGCTTGCGGCTGCTGCACGTGATCGGCGGCGGCGACGCGACGCGGTGGACCGTGCTGCGGCAGTCGATCGCGACGCAGTTCGAGGAGTACCTCGGCGGCAGCCGTGCCCGGCAGGAGGAGAGCGCGCGGGCGGCACTGGAGCGCCTCTCCGAATCGCTCGGTGGCACGCCCGGACCGACGCTGGAGGTGGTGGAGGGGCCGGCCGCCGAGCAGATCGCCAAGGTGGCCGAGCGCGCCGACGTGGACCTCATCGTGCTGGGATTGCGCGGCGAGCCGGGCTTGCTCGGCGCGCGCGTCGGCGCCGTGGCCTATCGCGTGCTGTGCGCGTCACCGGTCGCCGTGCTGGCCGTGCCGCACGAGGCGCGCGGGCGCGCCCTGCCGTTCCTGGATTGA
- a CDS encoding virulence factor gives MPDVPSPSREAARRLVAGCALTLAASVGLGDDLRSAPGGRLGARAVHLDLPHLGTTQVLVPRATPTGVVLWLHRQGSEAERAAFAEAVPWHVLLVDVDTTRLEGGRAHTCRRLADQLEDISRRAQRDAGLTAYLRPVIVSTAGALPVARAVVAAAPLQAVPAAVAVGAEATTVPVSCEAIDRRGEPPAAWRFAPTPQALRSPLEEALAAATQEPPHEITPIQRWLQHFDLPLTAAWSSQPRAMLVLLSSARGWRQPEEALAHQLADQGVHVVGIDALRSFWQRRSPRDVALELQRLTDALATTGLPVYIGGREFGAETIAVVGEMMTPTRRITGVVLVDPGPTAFFEVEPPALPLRAMSPADWSTHVAVADLDRPTLCVTHAQGTATVPVCQALAAAGRARVIETNGRADVLATEIATFVKQRDHSPLGTH, from the coding sequence ATGCCTGATGTTCCCTCGCCCTCACGGGAAGCAGCCCGGCGACTCGTCGCCGGCTGCGCGCTGACGCTCGCGGCGAGCGTCGGCCTGGGCGACGACCTGCGCAGCGCCCCGGGTGGGCGGCTCGGCGCGCGCGCGGTCCATCTCGATCTCCCCCATCTCGGCACCACGCAGGTCCTGGTGCCGCGGGCCACGCCGACCGGCGTGGTCCTCTGGCTCCATCGCCAGGGGTCGGAGGCCGAGCGCGCCGCCTTCGCCGAGGCGGTGCCCTGGCACGTGCTGCTGGTCGACGTCGACACGACGCGACTCGAGGGCGGGCGCGCCCACACGTGCCGGCGCCTCGCCGACCAACTGGAAGACATCTCGCGCCGCGCCCAGCGCGACGCCGGCCTCACCGCCTACCTGCGCCCCGTGATCGTGAGTACCGCGGGCGCCCTGCCGGTGGCGCGCGCCGTCGTGGCAGCGGCGCCCCTGCAAGCCGTGCCGGCTGCGGTGGCCGTCGGGGCGGAGGCCACCACCGTGCCGGTGTCCTGCGAGGCCATCGACAGGCGTGGCGAGCCGCCGGCGGCGTGGCGGTTCGCGCCGACACCACAGGCGCTGCGCTCGCCGCTCGAGGAGGCGCTCGCCGCGGCCACGCAGGAGCCGCCGCACGAGATCACGCCCATCCAGCGCTGGCTGCAGCACTTCGACCTGCCGCTCACGGCGGCGTGGTCGTCGCAGCCCAGGGCCATGCTGGTGCTGCTGTCGTCGGCGCGTGGCTGGCGACAGCCCGAAGAGGCGCTCGCGCATCAGCTCGCCGATCAGGGCGTGCACGTGGTCGGCATCGACGCGCTGCGGTCGTTCTGGCAGCGGCGGTCGCCCCGCGACGTCGCGCTGGAGCTGCAGCGCCTCACCGATGCGCTCGCTACCACCGGCCTGCCCGTGTACATCGGGGGACGGGAGTTCGGCGCGGAGACCATCGCCGTGGTGGGCGAGATGATGACGCCGACGCGCCGCATCACCGGTGTCGTGCTGGTCGACCCGGGGCCGACCGCGTTCTTCGAGGTCGAGCCTCCGGCGTTGCCGCTGCGGGCGATGAGCCCGGCCGACTGGTCGACGCACGTCGCCGTGGCCGATCTCGACAGGCCGACGCTCTGCGTCACGCATGCGCAGGGCACGGCCACGGTCCCGGTGTGCCAGGCCCTGGCTGCCGCCGGGCGCGCCCGGGTCATCGAGACGAACGGACGCGCCGACGTCCTCGCCACCGAGATCGCGACCTTCGTGAAGCAGCGTGACCACAGCCCCCTCGGCACACACTGA
- a CDS encoding fused MFS/spermidine synthase translates to MRAESARADEAPWRVVAALYFLSGISGLMYQVLWLRLLSVVFGVTAYAASTVLASFMGGLALGSVAGGRIANRSRRPLLWFAGIEAGIGATALVTPWLLGAAQHLYAGVARAVPDTMLALTVARLACSAVILLVPTALMGATLPFVVRAAVGRDHVGSRVGLLYAVNAGGAITGAILAGFYLIGGIGLRGTFLVAAALNAVVAAGAWWLSTRQPAASGTAPEPASSPTIDDHVTSRPAATGTTAQLVLLYFFLSGLASLALEVIWFRMLVLILPATTYAFTTMLATVLGGIATGSAIASRLLGRDRDWVGTLSRLNLATALAVLASLFALATSYAAGWRTSGAIQASVVAILPSAILMGLAFPVGLRVWTGEGGGAARDVARRTGVAYGINMAGAISGAVLGGFVLLPLMGSRNSLALAAGLYLASGIALSTRGQHRGRLLATAVVAALACAQIVRVQPDLFDVTIGRRYPRGERVLWREEGVQTTVSVNRAPGGTQVMYLDGLHQANDSFSMVQVHAQIGLFPLALHPAPHDVLVIGLGGGVTAGAVSRYAGLDVDVVELSDSVVKGAARFAHVNNDVLRQPSVHLRVSDGRNYLALTGKRYDVITADIIQPQHAGAGLVYSREYFELARAVLHDDGIMLQWIGHRPKEEYDLIMRTFLEVFPDATLWNGGTLMAGSRRPLTVSRAAFARKLADPRTAAALSAVGLGTYDALLGQFSGNADAMRAFVGKGPILTDDRPRIEYHRSLRDRETMVDLSRFRGEGRQAVEAP, encoded by the coding sequence ATGCGTGCAGAATCTGCTCGGGCTGACGAAGCGCCGTGGCGCGTGGTGGCCGCACTGTACTTCCTGTCGGGCATCAGCGGCCTCATGTACCAGGTGCTGTGGCTGCGCCTGCTCTCGGTCGTGTTCGGCGTCACCGCCTACGCGGCGAGCACGGTGCTGGCCAGCTTCATGGGCGGACTCGCGCTGGGCAGCGTTGCGGGAGGCCGCATCGCGAACCGCTCCCGGCGCCCATTGCTGTGGTTTGCCGGCATCGAGGCCGGCATCGGCGCAACCGCGCTCGTCACGCCGTGGCTCCTCGGGGCGGCCCAGCACCTGTACGCCGGTGTGGCACGAGCCGTTCCCGACACGATGCTGGCCCTCACCGTGGCGCGCCTCGCGTGCTCGGCCGTGATCCTCCTCGTCCCGACGGCGTTGATGGGCGCGACGCTGCCCTTCGTCGTCCGCGCGGCCGTGGGACGTGATCACGTCGGCTCACGCGTCGGCCTGCTGTACGCGGTCAACGCCGGGGGGGCGATCACGGGCGCGATCCTGGCCGGATTCTATCTGATAGGCGGCATCGGGCTGCGCGGCACGTTCCTGGTCGCCGCGGCGCTCAACGCGGTCGTGGCAGCCGGCGCGTGGTGGCTGTCGACGCGACAGCCGGCCGCGTCAGGCACAGCGCCCGAGCCCGCTTCGTCGCCGACGATCGACGACCACGTGACGTCGCGCCCGGCCGCCACGGGGACCACGGCGCAGCTCGTGCTGCTGTACTTCTTCCTCTCGGGCCTGGCCTCTCTCGCCCTCGAGGTGATCTGGTTCCGGATGCTGGTGCTGATCCTGCCGGCCACGACGTACGCGTTCACGACGATGCTCGCCACCGTCCTCGGGGGCATCGCGACGGGGAGCGCGATCGCGTCGCGCCTGCTGGGGCGCGACCGCGACTGGGTGGGCACGCTGTCGCGACTGAACCTGGCAACCGCCCTGGCCGTGCTGGCGTCCCTGTTCGCCCTGGCCACCAGCTACGCCGCGGGCTGGCGCACGTCCGGTGCCATACAGGCGTCAGTGGTCGCGATCCTGCCGAGCGCCATCCTGATGGGCCTGGCCTTCCCCGTCGGCCTGCGCGTGTGGACGGGCGAGGGCGGCGGCGCCGCACGGGACGTGGCGCGGCGCACGGGAGTCGCGTACGGGATCAACATGGCGGGCGCCATCAGCGGCGCGGTGCTGGGCGGCTTCGTGCTGCTGCCACTCATGGGCAGTCGCAACAGCCTCGCCCTGGCCGCCGGGCTCTACCTGGCGAGCGGCATCGCCTTGTCCACGCGAGGCCAGCATCGCGGCCGCCTGCTGGCGACGGCGGTGGTGGCGGCGCTGGCCTGCGCGCAGATCGTGCGCGTGCAGCCGGACCTGTTCGACGTGACCATCGGACGGCGCTACCCGCGCGGGGAGCGGGTGCTGTGGCGCGAGGAAGGGGTGCAGACGACGGTCTCGGTGAACCGGGCGCCCGGCGGCACGCAGGTGATGTACCTCGACGGCCTGCACCAGGCCAACGACTCCTTCTCGATGGTGCAGGTGCACGCGCAGATCGGCCTGTTCCCGCTCGCCCTGCACCCGGCGCCTCACGACGTGCTGGTGATCGGCCTGGGCGGCGGCGTGACGGCCGGCGCCGTCAGCCGCTACGCGGGCCTCGACGTCGACGTGGTGGAGCTCTCCGACAGCGTGGTGAAGGGCGCGGCGCGGTTCGCGCACGTCAACAACGACGTGCTGCGGCAGCCCTCGGTGCACCTGCGCGTCTCCGACGGCCGCAACTACCTCGCGCTGACCGGCAAGCGGTACGACGTGATCACCGCCGACATCATCCAGCCGCAGCACGCCGGCGCCGGCCTGGTCTACTCGCGCGAGTACTTCGAACTCGCTCGCGCCGTGCTGCACGACGACGGGATCATGCTGCAGTGGATCGGGCATCGTCCGAAGGAGGAATACGACCTCATCATGCGGACGTTCCTCGAGGTCTTCCCCGACGCGACGCTGTGGAACGGCGGCACGCTCATGGCCGGCAGCAGGCGGCCGCTCACGGTGAGCCGCGCCGCCTTCGCGCGCAAGCTCGCCGATCCGCGCACCGCCGCGGCCCTCTCGGCCGTCGGCCTCGGCACCTACGACGCGCTGCTCGGGCAGTTCAGCGGCAACGCCGACGCGATGCGCGCCTTCGTCGGCAAGGGCCCCATCCTGACCGATGACCGCCCGCGCATCGAGTACCACCGCTCGCTCCGCGACCGCGAGACGATGGTCGACCTCTCACGCTTCCGTGGCGAGGGCCGCCAGGCCGTGGAAGCGCCCTGA
- a CDS encoding ATP-dependent RecD-like DNA helicase yields the protein MLDDGQEKAEYVSGQVERVTFHDPEGGFCVLRVAMRGRREPATVVGHAAQVAVGEHVHATGAWVHDRTHGQQFKADWIRISPPDSPEGIERYLGSGLIKGIGPHLARQLVEAFGTGVFDVIDREPDRLLDIPGIGRVRARRIVDNWQGQRAVREIMVFLHTHGVSTSRAVRIHRTYGAEAVQVLTEDPYRLARDIRGIGFLTADQIARKVGVPADAMSRRRAALQHVLGEAVDQGHCALPATELRDRTAALVELAAPLIEEALVLEVDSGALVSLDIDGTPAHALASLDAAERTVADRLTSLAARPRPWPDIDAERAVPWIEGRLGLALSASQRVAVTEALRSRLLVLTGGPGVGKTTVLRAILGILMAKGVRPLLAAPTGRAAKRMTEATGLEAKTIHRLLEINPQDGRFRRRPGNPLEGDLLVVDESSMVDVVLMAHLLQAVPESMGMLLVGDVDQLPSVGPGQVLADVIASGRVPVARLTEIHRQSAESRIVLAAHAINAGQMPAFSQAGQGDCFFVEAADPEQARQRLLQVVSERIPQRFGLDPVRDVQVLCPMNRGGLGAQALNQELQRLLNPHGAPTIERYGQRFAVGDKVMQIENDYDKEVYNGDLGVVRAIAVDDETMTVEFDGRAVTFDFGDLDRLVLAYATTVHKAQGSEYPAVVIPVTTQHYPMLQRHLLYTGVTRGKRLVVLVGQSRALGIAVRGGQSRRRWSQLRALLQR from the coding sequence ATGCTCGACGATGGGCAGGAAAAGGCCGAGTACGTCTCGGGGCAGGTGGAGCGCGTCACGTTCCACGACCCGGAGGGTGGCTTCTGCGTCCTGCGCGTGGCGATGCGGGGGCGGCGTGAGCCCGCGACGGTCGTCGGGCATGCGGCGCAGGTCGCTGTCGGCGAGCACGTCCACGCCACGGGGGCGTGGGTCCATGACCGGACGCACGGACAGCAGTTCAAGGCCGACTGGATCCGGATCTCGCCGCCCGACTCCCCTGAGGGCATCGAGCGCTACCTGGGTTCGGGCCTCATCAAGGGCATCGGCCCGCACCTGGCGCGGCAACTCGTCGAGGCGTTCGGCACCGGCGTGTTCGACGTCATCGATCGCGAACCCGATCGACTGCTCGACATCCCTGGCATCGGCCGGGTGCGGGCGCGTCGGATCGTCGACAACTGGCAGGGGCAGCGCGCGGTAAGGGAGATCATGGTCTTCCTGCACACGCATGGTGTGAGCACCAGTCGTGCCGTCCGTATCCACCGGACGTACGGCGCGGAGGCCGTGCAGGTGCTCACCGAGGATCCGTACCGCCTCGCGCGCGACATCCGCGGCATCGGCTTCCTGACGGCGGACCAGATCGCGCGCAAGGTCGGCGTCCCCGCCGACGCGATGAGCCGCCGCCGGGCGGCGCTGCAGCACGTGCTGGGCGAGGCCGTGGATCAGGGACATTGCGCCCTGCCGGCGACGGAACTGCGCGACCGCACCGCCGCCCTCGTGGAACTGGCCGCACCCCTGATCGAGGAGGCGCTGGTGCTCGAGGTCGATTCGGGGGCACTGGTGTCCCTCGACATCGACGGCACGCCGGCGCACGCGCTCGCCTCGTTGGATGCCGCCGAGCGCACCGTCGCCGACCGATTGACGTCGCTGGCCGCTCGCCCCCGCCCCTGGCCCGACATCGACGCCGAGCGGGCGGTCCCGTGGATCGAAGGGCGCCTCGGCCTGGCCCTCTCGGCCAGCCAGCGCGTGGCGGTCACCGAGGCGCTGCGGTCGCGGTTGCTGGTCCTCACCGGCGGGCCGGGGGTCGGCAAGACCACCGTGTTGCGCGCCATCCTCGGGATCCTCATGGCCAAGGGCGTGCGGCCGCTGTTGGCGGCACCGACCGGGCGCGCGGCCAAGCGGATGACCGAGGCCACCGGCCTCGAGGCGAAGACCATCCACCGGTTGCTGGAGATCAACCCGCAGGACGGCCGTTTCCGTCGTCGCCCCGGCAACCCGCTCGAGGGCGACCTGCTCGTCGTCGACGAGTCGTCGATGGTCGACGTCGTGCTGATGGCGCACCTGCTGCAGGCGGTGCCCGAGTCGATGGGCATGCTGCTGGTGGGCGACGTCGACCAGTTGCCGTCGGTGGGGCCCGGGCAGGTACTCGCGGACGTGATCGCCTCCGGACGGGTGCCCGTTGCGCGACTGACCGAGATCCACCGCCAGTCGGCCGAGAGCCGCATCGTGCTGGCCGCGCACGCCATCAACGCCGGACAGATGCCGGCGTTCAGCCAGGCGGGGCAGGGCGACTGCTTCTTCGTCGAGGCCGCCGATCCGGAGCAGGCCAGGCAACGACTCCTGCAGGTGGTCTCCGAGCGCATCCCGCAGCGCTTCGGCCTCGATCCCGTGCGCGACGTGCAGGTGCTCTGCCCGATGAACCGCGGCGGCCTCGGCGCGCAGGCCCTCAACCAGGAACTGCAGCGGCTGCTGAACCCGCACGGCGCGCCGACCATCGAGCGCTACGGCCAACGCTTCGCGGTCGGCGACAAGGTGATGCAGATCGAGAACGACTACGACAAGGAGGTCTACAACGGCGACCTCGGCGTCGTGCGCGCGATCGCCGTCGACGACGAGACGATGACCGTGGAGTTCGACGGGCGCGCGGTGACCTTCGACTTCGGCGACCTCGACCGGCTCGTGCTGGCGTACGCGACGACGGTGCACAAGGCGCAGGGCTCGGAGTATCCGGCCGTCGTGATCCCGGTGACGACGCAGCACTACCCGATGCTGCAACGTCACCTGCTGTACACGGGCGTCACCCGCGGCAAGCGCCTCGTCGTGCTCGTGGGGCAGTCGCGGGCGCTCGGGATTGCCGTCCGGGGCGGGCAGTCGCGTCGTCGCTGGTCCCAGCTCCGCGCCCTGCTCCAGCGGTAG
- a CDS encoding (Fe-S)-binding protein, which translates to MERVAGTPGGRPTRVQLLVTCLVDHFSPDTAAAVVRVLEREGLEVIVPGDQTCCGQPAANAGARADAAAMARHTIALLERDPAPVVVPSGSCTDMLVHQAPALLADDPDWSARAAAVASRTYEFTQFLVDVLGVTRLAPSAVEGVSGTGTTGTLAYHACCHGLRGIGIDAQPRALLAGVAGAAVVPLPEHDTCCGFGGLFAVKLPDISGAMLDRKCRQIAASGADTVVVTDVSCAMHIQGGLDRKGQAVKVQHVADVIAGGLR; encoded by the coding sequence ATGGAACGCGTCGCGGGAACGCCCGGGGGGCGGCCGACACGGGTGCAGTTGCTGGTCACCTGCCTGGTGGACCACTTCTCCCCCGACACGGCCGCGGCCGTAGTGCGGGTGCTCGAGCGGGAGGGTCTCGAGGTGATCGTGCCCGGCGACCAGACCTGCTGCGGTCAGCCGGCGGCCAACGCCGGCGCGCGAGCCGACGCTGCGGCGATGGCCAGGCACACCATCGCGCTGCTGGAGCGGGATCCGGCCCCGGTGGTGGTGCCGTCGGGTTCCTGCACCGACATGCTGGTCCACCAGGCGCCCGCCCTGCTCGCCGACGATCCGGACTGGAGCGCGCGGGCCGCTGCGGTCGCGTCGCGCACCTACGAGTTCACGCAGTTCCTGGTCGACGTGCTCGGCGTCACCCGACTGGCCCCGAGCGCCGTCGAAGGAGTGTCCGGCACGGGCACCACGGGGACGTTGGCCTATCACGCGTGCTGTCACGGCCTGCGAGGCATCGGCATCGACGCCCAACCGCGGGCCCTGCTCGCCGGGGTCGCGGGCGCGGCGGTGGTGCCCCTCCCCGAGCACGACACGTGCTGCGGGTTCGGTGGCCTGTTCGCGGTGAAGCTGCCCGACATCTCCGGCGCCATGCTCGATCGCAAGTGCCGCCAGATCGCGGCCTCGGGCGCCGACACCGTCGTGGTCACCGACGTCAGTTGCGCCATGCACATCCAGGGCGGCCTCGACCGCAAGGGCCAGGCGGTGAAGGTGCAGCACGTGGCCGACGTCATCGCCGGGGGCCTGCGGTGA